The segment CTTGGGAAAATAAGTCCCGGCAAAAAAGGGGCTTTTATCCGGCGTCATCATAATCGTCAGCGGCCATCCGCCTTGCCCGGTCAGGGCTTGGCACACTTGCATGTATATATGGTCTACATCAGGACGCTCTTCCCGGTCGACTTTGATGGCGATGTAATCCTGATTGAGCAAATCCGCTACTTCCTGATCCTCAAAGGACTCCCGCTCCATAACATGGCACCAATGGCAAGTTCATCAATGCAAGTCGTCAGCTATACCCAACAGAGAGGAATATCGGCTTATCCTCGGCCTTTGCTCTTGCAAAGGCATCTGAGCCCCACGGGTACCAATCCACAGGATTATAAGCGTGTTGCAGCAGATAAGGCGATTTCTCGTTTACCAATCTATTGGGTATTTTATCTAATAACATGCACGACCACCCCCTCTCCTTATTTGAAA is part of the Acetonema longum DSM 6540 genome and harbors:
- a CDS encoding DUF255 domain-containing protein, translated to MLLDKIPNRLVNEKSPYLLQHAYNPVDWYPWGSDAFARAKAEDKPIFLSVGYS